From one Lactiplantibacillus paraplantarum genomic stretch:
- a CDS encoding DEAD/DEAH box helicase encodes MTASFEDFKLQPFLMQALTDINFRKPTAVQEKLIPVIAAGRSVIGQSATGSGKTHTFLLPMINQLNADERYVQAVITTPSRELAYQIQTAAKQLIQHSPKAIHIGLYVGGTDKQEQIEKLNRHQPQLIIGTPGRILDLMRSQALDVHRATQLVVDEADMTLDLGFLNVVDQIAGRMPADLQMLVFSATMPQKLTPFLRKYMNNPVMEEIPVASVISPTIDNWLISTKSHDKNSIIYRLLTIGEPYLVLIFANTKERVQELTHYLRQQGLTVAMIHGDIQPRERKRVMRDVQQLKYQFVVATDLAARGIDIEGVSHVINDDIPNDLEFFIHRVGRTGRNGMAGTAITLYSPGEEAKVSAVEAMGIKFKPKAIQDGEIVDSYDRNRRAKRGPKQEKLDPTLIGYVKKSKKKIKPGYKRRIRKKISDKARMDRRIEQRAAARNARKDRKS; translated from the coding sequence ATGACCGCAAGTTTTGAAGATTTTAAATTGCAGCCGTTTTTGATGCAGGCGCTAACTGACATCAATTTCCGCAAACCGACTGCAGTGCAGGAAAAATTGATTCCGGTAATTGCTGCTGGCCGGAGTGTGATTGGGCAGTCGGCGACGGGGAGTGGGAAGACGCATACCTTCTTATTGCCCATGATCAATCAACTGAATGCCGATGAGCGCTATGTGCAAGCGGTTATTACAACGCCGAGCCGTGAATTAGCCTATCAGATTCAGACGGCGGCTAAACAATTAATTCAACATAGCCCGAAAGCAATTCATATTGGGTTATATGTTGGTGGTACTGATAAGCAGGAACAAATTGAAAAGCTTAATCGCCACCAGCCACAACTAATTATTGGGACGCCTGGCCGTATTCTTGATTTAATGCGTTCACAAGCACTCGATGTTCATCGGGCGACCCAACTAGTAGTTGATGAAGCTGATATGACGCTCGACTTAGGCTTCTTGAACGTGGTTGATCAGATTGCTGGGCGGATGCCAGCTGATTTGCAGATGTTGGTGTTCTCAGCAACGATGCCACAAAAATTAACGCCTTTCTTACGTAAGTATATGAATAATCCAGTTATGGAAGAAATTCCGGTCGCATCGGTGATTAGTCCCACTATTGACAATTGGTTGATTTCAACCAAAAGTCATGACAAGAATAGTATCATTTATCGGTTGTTGACGATTGGGGAGCCCTACTTGGTGTTAATCTTTGCCAACACCAAGGAGCGCGTTCAAGAATTAACGCATTATTTGCGGCAACAGGGTCTAACCGTTGCTATGATTCATGGTGATATCCAACCACGTGAACGAAAACGGGTGATGCGTGATGTACAACAGTTGAAGTATCAGTTTGTCGTTGCAACGGATCTAGCCGCCCGAGGCATTGATATTGAAGGCGTCTCACACGTTATCAACGATGATATTCCAAATGACTTGGAATTCTTTATTCATCGGGTTGGCCGGACAGGTCGTAATGGAATGGCTGGTACGGCCATTACATTATATAGTCCGGGCGAAGAAGCTAAGGTCAGTGCGGTCGAAGCGATGGGCATTAAGTTTAAGCCTAAGGCCATTCAGGATGGCGAAATTGTGGACTCATATGACCGTAATCGTCGTGCTAAACGGGGCCCTAAGCAAGAGAAGCTCGATCCAACCCTGATTGGTTATGTCAAGAAATCTAAGAAGAAGATCAAGCCGGGGTATAAACGCCGTATTCGTAAAAAGATCAGTGATAAGGCGCGGATGGATCGGCGCATTGAACAACGCGCCGCTGCACGGAATGCCCGCAAGGATCGTAAGTCTTAA
- a CDS encoding DHH family phosphoesterase — protein sequence MTVQTAIFDLIKQAKTIIIHRHQRPDPDAIGSQLGLAAIIKASFPDKRVLTPGKQYHGFDWLGQMDEVTEADYQDALVLILDTANQPRIDGEFWQQGKTIVKIDHHPNDDAFGEPQWVDVDASSTSEMIYNWFAPFESELTLTADAARLLYAGIVGDTGRFLYSATKPSTMRAAAALMEAGANAEAVNRIEDTITLPVARLSAYVYEHLTQLDSGAAYVILTNDIMDSFAIGDASTAGVVPLPGRIDTVKCWAIFVQQKEGDFRIRLRSKGPSINGVAKHHDGGGHALASGAKAKDQQEIETVVRELDQVASHYEKEV from the coding sequence ATGACCGTCCAAACAGCAATTTTTGACTTAATCAAACAAGCAAAAACAATTATTATTCATCGTCATCAACGGCCTGATCCGGATGCCATTGGCAGTCAGTTAGGATTAGCAGCTATCATCAAAGCTAGTTTTCCGGACAAACGAGTATTGACGCCCGGTAAACAGTACCATGGTTTTGATTGGTTAGGGCAAATGGATGAAGTTACAGAAGCAGACTATCAAGATGCTTTAGTACTAATTCTCGATACCGCTAACCAGCCAAGAATTGATGGGGAGTTTTGGCAACAAGGTAAGACGATTGTTAAGATCGATCATCATCCGAATGATGATGCTTTTGGGGAACCACAATGGGTGGATGTTGATGCCTCCAGTACGAGTGAAATGATTTATAACTGGTTCGCGCCATTTGAATCAGAATTGACACTGACGGCTGACGCTGCCCGCCTATTGTACGCAGGAATTGTTGGTGACACGGGCCGTTTCTTATATTCCGCTACCAAGCCAAGTACCATGCGGGCCGCAGCCGCGCTAATGGAAGCTGGCGCCAATGCCGAAGCCGTTAACCGGATTGAAGACACGATCACGTTACCAGTTGCCCGACTCTCGGCCTATGTTTATGAACATTTGACCCAACTTGATTCTGGTGCCGCCTATGTTATTCTGACGAATGACATCATGGATTCATTTGCAATTGGCGATGCTAGTACCGCTGGCGTTGTGCCACTACCGGGAAGAATCGATACCGTCAAGTGTTGGGCGATTTTTGTCCAACAAAAGGAAGGCGATTTTCGAATTCGGCTACGTTCGAAAGGGCCATCGATCAATGGCGTGGCCAAGCACCATGACGGGGGTGGTCACGCTTTAGCAAGTGGTGCCAAGGCGAAGGACCAACAAGAAATTGAAACGGTGGTGCGAGAACTCGACCAAGTCGCTAGCCATTATGAGAAAGAGGTTTAA
- the dinB gene encoding DNA polymerase IV: protein MAQSIIEAPIRVNTKRKIIHVDMDAFYASIEEREHPAYKTQPLVIAHDPRQTGGRGVVTTANYVARQFGVHSAMPAAKALELCPKAVFKTPNFPLYREISDQIHRIFHEYTDMIEPIAFDEAYLDVTANKKHIHSAVELAHKLQQEIWHQTHLTCSTGISYNKFIAKLASDYRKPAGVTIVLPQDAESFLLREPIEKFRGVGKKTVPRMHDLGIMTGQDLYAQSELDLIKQFGKLGYILYRRVRGSDDRPVEYLRERKSIGKERTFGPFLQSTAEVNTHLKAIAKLVATSMQAHQRHGKTLVLKLRYGDFVTITKRSTFSEFIPNDATLFDQYAEEIFDEVVDTHFDTGIRLLGITLTGLAPLAFENLTLPLYPNDN from the coding sequence ATGGCTCAGTCAATTATTGAAGCGCCCATTCGGGTGAACACAAAGCGTAAAATCATTCACGTGGATATGGACGCCTTCTATGCGTCGATCGAAGAACGAGAACATCCGGCGTATAAGACCCAGCCATTAGTGATTGCTCATGATCCGCGACAGACCGGTGGCCGGGGGGTAGTTACGACGGCCAACTATGTCGCACGACAATTTGGCGTCCATTCAGCGATGCCGGCTGCTAAAGCCTTAGAGCTGTGTCCCAAGGCAGTATTCAAGACACCTAACTTTCCGTTGTATCGTGAGATATCTGATCAGATTCATCGTATTTTTCATGAATATACGGATATGATCGAACCGATTGCTTTTGATGAGGCCTATTTAGACGTGACTGCTAATAAAAAGCATATTCACAGTGCCGTCGAATTGGCCCATAAATTACAACAAGAGATATGGCATCAGACGCATTTGACTTGTTCAACTGGAATTTCTTATAACAAATTTATTGCCAAATTGGCGTCTGATTATCGGAAGCCAGCTGGCGTGACCATTGTCCTGCCACAGGATGCGGAATCATTTCTGTTACGTGAACCAATTGAAAAGTTTCGTGGCGTCGGTAAAAAGACGGTTCCAAGGATGCATGATTTAGGCATCATGACCGGTCAAGACTTATACGCACAGTCCGAATTAGACTTAATCAAGCAATTTGGCAAGCTTGGTTACATTTTGTACCGGCGGGTTCGGGGGAGCGACGATCGGCCAGTGGAATATTTACGAGAACGAAAATCGATTGGTAAGGAGCGGACATTCGGGCCGTTTTTACAATCGACAGCGGAAGTGAACACGCATCTGAAGGCCATTGCTAAGTTAGTCGCCACTAGTATGCAGGCGCACCAACGTCATGGGAAAACGCTAGTCTTAAAGTTACGTTATGGTGATTTTGTAACGATTACTAAGCGCAGCACCTTTAGTGAGTTCATTCCGAATGACGCGACTTTGTTTGATCAATATGCTGAAGAAATTTTTGACGAGGTCGTTGATACTCACTTTGATACTGGAATCCGGTTGCTTGGCATTACGTTGACAGGCCTGGCACCACTAGCTTTTGAGAACTTAACGCTGCCGCTTTATCCGAATGACAATTAA
- the yajC gene encoding preprotein translocase subunit YajC: MGQMASILFIVVMFAFLYFFMIRPQRKQQQQHQQMLSKIKRGDKVTTIGRLHGVVDEVNETEKTVTLDCDGIFLVFDLNAVAKISPAEDTAAKTVAPESGAAAESAATSEVESASSAADNESDSEAK; this comes from the coding sequence ATGGGTCAAATGGCATCAATTCTGTTCATCGTGGTCATGTTTGCTTTCTTATACTTCTTCATGATCCGTCCACAACGGAAACAACAACAACAGCATCAACAAATGTTAAGCAAAATCAAACGCGGTGACAAGGTCACAACGATTGGTCGGCTACACGGCGTTGTCGATGAAGTTAATGAAACTGAAAAGACGGTTACCTTAGATTGTGACGGTATTTTCTTAGTTTTCGATTTAAACGCAGTGGCAAAGATTTCACCAGCCGAAGATACAGCAGCTAAGACGGTTGCACCAGAATCAGGTGCGGCGGCTGAATCAGCAGCAACGTCTGAAGTTGAATCAGCAAGTTCAGCAGCAGACAATGAGTCTGATTCTGAAGCTAAATAA
- the tgt gene encoding tRNA guanosine(34) transglycosylase Tgt, whose protein sequence is MEPAIKYRLIKKEKHTGARLGELITPHGTFPTPMFMPVGTQASVKSLAPEELDAMGAGVILSNTYHLWLRPGEQIVKEAGGLHQFMNWKKGILTDSGGFQVFSLAKNRDITEEGVHFKNHLNGSKMFLSPEKAIQIENDLGPDIMMSLDECPPFFESYDYVSKSVARTSRWAERGLKVHQHPDYQGLFGIVQGAGFKDLREQSAKDLVSLDFPGYSIGGLSVGESKAEMNHVLDFTTPLLPENKPRYLMGVGSADALIDGAIRGVDMFDCVLPTRIARNGTCMTSHGRLVVKNAAYAHDFTPLDDNCDCYTCRNFTRAYIRHLIKADETFGLRLTSYHNLYFLLHLMKQVRQAIMDDNLLEFRQNFFEMYGFNEKNPKNF, encoded by the coding sequence ATGGAACCGGCAATTAAATACCGATTAATTAAGAAAGAAAAGCATACTGGGGCTCGACTTGGCGAACTGATTACGCCACATGGAACTTTCCCAACACCTATGTTTATGCCCGTAGGAACACAGGCCAGTGTTAAGTCACTGGCCCCTGAAGAATTGGATGCGATGGGTGCGGGTGTTATCTTATCAAATACGTACCATCTTTGGTTACGGCCCGGCGAACAGATTGTTAAGGAAGCTGGTGGCTTACACCAGTTTATGAATTGGAAAAAGGGTATCTTGACAGATTCAGGCGGTTTTCAAGTTTTCTCATTAGCTAAAAACCGCGATATTACCGAAGAAGGGGTTCATTTTAAGAACCATCTGAACGGTTCAAAGATGTTTTTGTCACCCGAAAAGGCCATTCAAATCGAAAATGATCTTGGCCCGGATATTATGATGAGCTTAGACGAATGTCCACCGTTCTTTGAAAGTTACGACTATGTTAGTAAGTCGGTTGCCAGAACGAGTCGTTGGGCTGAACGGGGCTTAAAAGTTCACCAACATCCCGATTACCAAGGCTTATTTGGTATCGTTCAGGGGGCTGGTTTTAAAGATTTGCGTGAACAAAGTGCAAAAGATTTAGTTAGCTTGGACTTTCCTGGTTACTCGATTGGTGGTTTGTCAGTTGGAGAATCTAAGGCTGAAATGAATCATGTCTTGGACTTTACAACGCCGTTATTACCAGAGAATAAGCCCCGCTATCTGATGGGGGTTGGTTCAGCGGATGCGTTGATCGATGGTGCGATTCGCGGTGTTGATATGTTTGACTGTGTTTTACCCACGCGAATTGCCCGTAATGGGACTTGTATGACCTCACACGGCCGACTGGTGGTCAAGAATGCGGCCTATGCACATGACTTCACACCCCTAGATGATAATTGCGATTGCTATACTTGTCGTAACTTTACACGCGCCTATATTCGTCATTTAATTAAGGCGGATGAAACGTTTGGGTTGCGATTAACGAGTTATCATAACTTGTACTTCTTATTACACTTGATGAAACAAGTACGGCAGGCAATTATGGATGACAATTTACTGGAATTCCGGCAGAATTTCTTTGAAATGTACGGTTTTAACGAGAAAAACCCGAAAAACTTTTAG
- the queA gene encoding tRNA preQ1(34) S-adenosylmethionine ribosyltransferase-isomerase QueA: MSLTLEDFDYDLPHELIAQTPIKERDSSRLLELDRQTGEMQDKHFYDIIDQLNPGDAVVMNNSRVMPARLYGVKPETGGHAEVLLLHNTEGDEWETLMKPAKRAKVGTVISFGDGQLTATVTAEKEDGIRMIEFHYDGIFMEILERLGETPLPPYIKEKLDDPDRYQTVYAKENGSAAAPTAGLHWTKELLQKVQDKGIKLVYLTLHVGLGTFRPVEEDNIEDHKMHSEFYRLDEDAAKTLNEVRQSGGRIIATGTTSIRTLETIGSKFDGEIKPDSGWTDIFIKPGYQWKVVDAFITNFHLPKSTLVMLVAAFTGRDLILKAYQHAIDEKYRFFSFGDAMFIH, translated from the coding sequence ATGAGTTTAACACTTGAAGATTTTGATTATGATTTACCACACGAATTGATTGCTCAAACACCGATTAAAGAGCGGGACAGTTCACGGTTATTGGAATTAGATCGCCAAACGGGTGAAATGCAAGACAAACATTTTTACGATATTATTGATCAACTTAATCCAGGCGACGCGGTCGTGATGAATAATTCACGCGTGATGCCAGCCCGCTTGTATGGTGTTAAGCCTGAAACTGGTGGCCATGCGGAAGTTTTATTACTTCATAACACAGAAGGTGACGAGTGGGAGACGTTAATGAAGCCGGCTAAGCGTGCCAAGGTCGGTACGGTGATCTCGTTTGGTGATGGTCAGTTGACAGCGACTGTGACCGCTGAAAAAGAAGACGGGATTCGAATGATCGAGTTCCACTATGATGGCATCTTTATGGAGATCTTGGAGCGTCTCGGTGAAACACCATTGCCACCATATATCAAGGAAAAGCTCGACGATCCTGATCGTTATCAGACGGTCTATGCCAAAGAAAATGGCTCAGCCGCTGCACCAACGGCGGGTCTTCATTGGACAAAGGAACTTTTACAAAAGGTTCAAGACAAGGGTATTAAGTTAGTTTACTTGACGCTGCATGTCGGATTAGGGACTTTCCGACCAGTTGAAGAAGATAATATTGAAGATCATAAGATGCACAGTGAGTTTTACCGGCTAGATGAAGATGCTGCCAAGACGTTAAATGAAGTCCGGCAAAGTGGTGGGCGCATCATTGCGACTGGAACGACGTCAATTCGGACGCTGGAAACGATTGGTAGTAAATTTGATGGTGAAATCAAACCTGATTCTGGTTGGACGGATATCTTTATCAAACCTGGTTATCAATGGAAAGTTGTGGATGCATTCATTACGAACTTCCACTTACCAAAGTCGACCTTAGTCATGTTAGTTGCAGCCTTTACGGGGCGTGACTTGATTTTGAAGGCTTACCAGCACGCCATTGATGAAAAATACCGCTTCTTCAGTTTTGGGGATGCTATGTTTATTCATTAA
- the ruvB gene encoding Holliday junction branch migration DNA helicase RuvB — protein sequence MDDDKLLSGDKADDEEASLEKSLRPQTLAQYIGQARVKHELGVYIEAARKREESLDHVLLYGPPGLGKTTLAMVIANEMQVNIRTTSGPAIEKPGDLVALLNELEPGDILFIDEIHRLPKIVEEMLYSAMEDFFVDIVVGQGPTAHPVHFPLPPFTLIGATTRAGMLSAPLRDRFGIVEHMAYYEVADLEDIVKRTADIFQTSIKPSGAHEIARRSRGTPRIANRLFKRIRDFAEVADQDAIDEAIVARSLTYLRVDDAGLDETDNKLLRTMLEYYDGGPVGLATIAANIGEETDTIAEVVEPYLLQIGFLKRTQRGRVVTIKGYQHLGVPYPQNK from the coding sequence ATGGATGATGACAAGTTATTATCTGGGGATAAAGCTGATGACGAAGAAGCTTCATTAGAAAAATCGCTACGTCCGCAAACGTTAGCCCAATACATTGGCCAAGCACGGGTCAAACATGAATTAGGCGTGTATATTGAAGCGGCCCGCAAGCGTGAAGAATCTTTAGATCACGTGTTGCTGTATGGTCCGCCGGGATTAGGAAAGACAACGTTAGCGATGGTGATTGCGAACGAGATGCAGGTCAATATCCGGACGACTAGCGGTCCAGCAATTGAAAAGCCTGGTGATTTAGTGGCGCTCTTGAATGAACTGGAACCAGGTGATATCTTATTTATTGATGAGATTCACCGGTTGCCAAAAATCGTTGAAGAAATGCTATATTCAGCCATGGAAGACTTTTTTGTTGATATTGTGGTTGGACAAGGGCCGACAGCTCATCCCGTGCATTTCCCATTGCCGCCGTTTACCTTAATCGGAGCAACGACACGGGCTGGGATGTTATCGGCGCCATTGCGAGATCGGTTTGGGATTGTCGAACACATGGCGTATTATGAAGTTGCGGATTTGGAAGATATCGTTAAGCGGACTGCAGATATTTTTCAAACAAGCATCAAACCGTCGGGGGCCCACGAAATTGCACGGCGCTCACGTGGCACGCCACGAATTGCGAACCGATTATTCAAGCGGATTCGTGATTTTGCGGAAGTTGCCGACCAGGACGCCATCGACGAGGCAATCGTGGCACGCTCGTTGACCTATTTACGTGTTGATGATGCGGGCCTAGACGAGACTGACAATAAGCTTTTGCGGACGATGTTAGAATATTACGATGGTGGTCCGGTTGGGCTAGCAACCATTGCTGCTAATATTGGTGAAGAGACGGATACAATTGCGGAAGTCGTTGAACCGTACTTACTTCAAATCGGATTCTTAAAGCGGACGCAACGTGGTCGGGTCGTTACAATTAAAGGTTATCAACATTTAGGGGTTCCATACCCCCAAAATAAATAA
- the ruvA gene encoding Holliday junction branch migration protein RuvA, whose protein sequence is MYEYFLGQVTDVTPGFVVIEVNGIGYKVLTANPYRYQVGQTAVKMYIHQAVSDNGMSLFGFFDADEKALFEKLLGVSGIGPKSALAILANNDHAGLIQAINQENATYLTSFPGVGKKTAQQIVLDLKGKLNDLNVDVTGQTALDVNAPAVDGALADALAALEALGYSKADVKKVTKKLETFSQAQAADTNTLLSEGLRLLMKK, encoded by the coding sequence GTGTACGAATATTTTCTCGGTCAAGTGACCGATGTAACCCCCGGTTTTGTGGTGATTGAGGTCAATGGCATTGGCTACAAAGTGCTAACGGCTAATCCGTACCGCTATCAGGTGGGACAAACTGCAGTTAAGATGTATATCCACCAAGCCGTTAGTGACAATGGTATGAGCCTATTTGGCTTTTTTGATGCTGACGAGAAGGCATTGTTTGAAAAGCTGCTCGGTGTTTCGGGGATTGGTCCGAAATCGGCACTGGCAATTTTGGCGAACAACGACCATGCTGGCTTGATTCAAGCCATTAATCAAGAAAATGCCACTTACCTGACGAGTTTTCCAGGGGTGGGCAAGAAGACGGCCCAACAAATTGTTTTAGATTTGAAAGGCAAATTAAATGATCTGAACGTTGATGTTACGGGTCAAACGGCGTTGGATGTGAATGCTCCAGCTGTTGACGGAGCGTTAGCGGATGCATTGGCCGCTTTAGAGGCCCTTGGGTATTCGAAGGCTGATGTGAAGAAAGTGACCAAGAAGCTGGAAACGTTTAGTCAAGCGCAAGCTGCTGATACTAATACGCTATTAAGCGAAGGCTTACGATTATTGATGAAGAAGTAG
- a CDS encoding DUF1015 family protein: MQLKPFKAVLPTATGQTKIQTATTTDWDHHDTIIQPDSSYYWYELTLNGVHQWRLIASWPIDQTVTTMVPGAINTVLYPQQPVIEMLIDDWVGHFAPIVEVTDTAHVTHRLWQITEPEVNTDITAAMAPVTPQKTWLTTISTPLVMLVSTTEWQKFATAPAIPDQLIAMATPHN; encoded by the coding sequence ATGCAACTTAAACCGTTTAAAGCGGTGTTACCAACCGCAACTGGTCAAACTAAAATTCAAACTGCTACTACTACTGATTGGGACCACCACGACACAATCATCCAGCCTGATTCCAGTTATTACTGGTATGAACTAACGCTCAACGGCGTTCACCAGTGGCGTTTAATTGCCAGCTGGCCAATTGATCAAACCGTGACAACCATGGTTCCTGGTGCCATCAATACGGTGCTTTATCCGCAACAACCCGTTATTGAGATGCTAATTGACGACTGGGTGGGGCATTTTGCACCGATAGTTGAAGTGACGGACACCGCTCACGTGACGCATCGTCTCTGGCAGATTACCGAACCTGAAGTCAACACCGACATCACCGCTGCCATGGCACCAGTCACACCGCAAAAAACGTGGTTGACGACGATTAGTACGCCACTAGTAATGCTAGTGTCAACAACTGAATGGCAAAAATTCGCAACCGCGCCAGCTATTCCTGATCAGTTGATTGCCATGGCAACGCCTCATAATTAA